Proteins found in one Tumebacillus sp. BK434 genomic segment:
- the acpS gene encoding holo-ACP synthase, giving the protein MIIGSGIDITEIARLERLCRRLGDKVWERILAPAERRPISNEKRRLQYLAGRFAAKEAASKALGTGLGKVGLHDLIIDNDELGAPVLTLQGHAAELAAQKGVDRIHLTLSHSDHYAVAHVILEKTCTAART; this is encoded by the coding sequence ATGATCATCGGCAGCGGAATTGACATCACCGAAATCGCCCGCCTCGAGCGGCTCTGCCGGCGCCTCGGCGACAAAGTCTGGGAGCGCATCCTCGCCCCTGCCGAGCGCCGCCCGATCAGCAACGAAAAGCGCCGCCTCCAATACCTCGCCGGCCGGTTTGCCGCCAAAGAAGCTGCATCGAAAGCGCTTGGCACCGGCCTCGGCAAGGTCGGGTTGCACGATCTGATCATCGACAACGACGAGCTGGGCGCCCCGGTGCTCACCTTGCAGGGACATGCTGCCGAGCTCGCCGCCCAAAAAGGAGTGGACAGGATTCACCTGACCCTTTCGCACTCCGACCACTACGCCGTCGCCCACGTCATCCTCGAAAAAACTTGCACCGCAGCGCGTACATAA
- a CDS encoding hotdog fold thioesterase, with protein sequence MSINIAPNQNTLAEALGIQLIELTPEKVIATMPVHPPTHQPFGYLHGGASVALAETVASVGTWNLIDQTTQACFGLEINANHIRAKRDGIVTATATPLHKGRTTMVWDINITDEGDRLICVSRCTVAVVPQKEA encoded by the coding sequence ATGTCGATCAATATCGCACCGAACCAAAACACGCTCGCCGAAGCGCTCGGCATCCAACTGATCGAGCTCACACCTGAAAAAGTCATCGCCACCATGCCTGTGCATCCGCCGACGCACCAGCCGTTCGGCTATCTCCACGGGGGCGCCTCGGTCGCCCTCGCCGAGACGGTGGCCAGCGTCGGCACCTGGAACCTGATCGACCAGACGACCCAAGCCTGCTTCGGCCTCGAAATCAACGCCAACCACATCCGCGCCAAGCGCGACGGCATCGTCACCGCCACGGCGACGCCGCTGCACAAAGGCCGCACCACGATGGTCTGGGACATCAATATCACCGACGAAGGAGACAGACTGATCTGCGTCTCCCGCTGCACCGTCGCAGTCGTGCCGCAAAAAGAGGCATGA
- a CDS encoding DUF2339 domain-containing protein produces MSQDDKLKRLEAELQLQKQEIQSLQKQIHLLSGRIEDLQAGAGHPGPHASAPGSAAEPDLLPIGTQAAADLAGATAPAAGPVGQESKTPGAQPQQVQEHPPPTDWEHLLGRVWLPRIFVLVLLLGVIWGFQTAVAAGVLTEPVRCLLGALAGGLFLWLGDRQARAQRTALGNVLLGGALAVWLLTVFAAHMLYGLLSSGAAFSLNVLIVLAGIACTERYRSQTLGILTALAGMLVPFLLKSETPNTLLFVSFEVFSSLIYLGLALRHNFRALYVFNFLFFHAALLFFGIATGSEATQTIGYGVLIHHLALLAGMIVRKAQDSRFLTLFTSAAFTMGWWYVLFAHDPVKGALYTWLLLLLTVLYAALAYYYRRQQGSARFAVSLTISSFALMFYLLRILAGPNEAIALLLEGACLFALALHLRARVQSIMSVAIFTLGASVTIFDRIPQVASGQTLAWIVMILSLAAVLTFTAKVLRSREADGEEIGFEWSVVRALWVANAMLLLVFLTRITGLLTDSLSNDIQHFAVSAVWALYAVAVILLGTVRRSALARIAGMVLLFITLLKLLVFDLPTVSVLIRALLFIGLGLIGLAISRVFYKK; encoded by the coding sequence TTGAGCCAAGATGATAAACTCAAACGGCTGGAGGCCGAACTCCAGCTCCAAAAACAGGAAATCCAGTCTCTGCAGAAGCAGATTCATCTCTTGAGCGGGCGAATTGAGGATCTGCAAGCGGGCGCAGGTCACCCCGGTCCGCACGCGTCCGCGCCGGGGTCGGCCGCCGAGCCGGACCTGCTGCCGATTGGCACGCAAGCAGCGGCTGACCTGGCTGGTGCAACGGCACCTGCTGCCGGCCCGGTCGGGCAAGAATCGAAGACTCCCGGTGCGCAGCCGCAACAGGTGCAAGAGCATCCGCCGCCGACCGACTGGGAGCATCTGCTCGGTCGGGTCTGGCTGCCGCGCATTTTCGTGCTGGTGCTGCTGCTCGGCGTGATCTGGGGCTTCCAAACCGCGGTGGCGGCGGGGGTGTTGACCGAGCCTGTGCGGTGCCTCCTCGGCGCGCTGGCCGGAGGGTTGTTCCTGTGGCTGGGCGACCGCCAGGCGCGGGCGCAGCGCACGGCGCTCGGCAACGTTCTGCTCGGCGGGGCGCTGGCAGTCTGGCTGCTCACCGTCTTCGCCGCACACATGCTCTACGGCTTGCTCAGCTCCGGCGCCGCGTTCAGCCTGAACGTGCTGATCGTCCTCGCAGGCATCGCCTGCACCGAGCGGTACCGCTCGCAGACGCTGGGCATCCTGACAGCTTTGGCCGGTATGCTTGTGCCATTCCTGTTGAAAAGCGAAACGCCGAACACGCTGTTGTTCGTCAGCTTCGAGGTCTTCTCCTCCCTGATTTATCTGGGGCTCGCGCTGCGCCACAATTTTCGGGCGCTGTATGTGTTCAATTTCCTCTTCTTCCACGCGGCGCTGCTCTTTTTCGGCATCGCGACCGGCTCTGAGGCCACCCAGACGATCGGCTATGGCGTGCTGATCCACCATCTCGCCCTGCTGGCGGGGATGATCGTGCGGAAAGCGCAGGACAGCCGCTTCCTGACCTTGTTCACGTCGGCGGCGTTCACGATGGGCTGGTGGTACGTCCTGTTCGCGCACGATCCGGTCAAAGGAGCTCTGTACACCTGGCTTTTGCTCTTGTTGACGGTGCTCTATGCGGCGCTGGCCTACTACTACCGCAGACAGCAGGGCAGCGCCCGCTTCGCCGTGTCGCTGACGATCTCGTCTTTCGCGCTGATGTTCTACCTGCTGCGCATCTTGGCCGGTCCGAACGAAGCGATCGCACTCCTGCTCGAAGGCGCCTGTCTGTTCGCTTTGGCGCTTCATCTGCGGGCGCGCGTGCAGAGCATCATGTCGGTCGCCATCTTTACTTTGGGGGCGTCCGTCACGATCTTTGACCGCATCCCGCAGGTCGCATCCGGCCAGACGTTGGCGTGGATCGTGATGATCCTGTCGCTCGCCGCCGTGCTGACGTTCACCGCCAAAGTCCTGCGCAGCCGGGAAGCGGACGGGGAAGAGATCGGCTTCGAGTGGTCGGTCGTCCGAGCATTATGGGTCGCCAATGCCATGCTGCTGCTCGTCTTCCTCACCCGGATCACCGGCCTGCTGACCGACAGCTTGTCCAACGACATCCAGCATTTTGCCGTCTCCGCCGTCTGGGCCTTGTATGCCGTCGCCGTGATTCTGCTTGGCACCGTCCGCCGCTCCGCTTTGGCCCGCATCGCCGGCATGGTGCTCTTGTTCATCACGCTGCTCAAGCTGCTCGTTTTCGACCTGCCGACCGTCTCGGTCCTGATCCGGGCCCTGCTCTTCATCGGCCTCGGCTTGATCGGGCTCGCCATCTCGCGCGTATTTTATAAGAAATAG
- a CDS encoding arylamine N-acetyltransferase yields MNWTAAYLQHLGLPAEAPGFAALERLCTAHLTRNAFENITKLYYFKRYEQTGWFIPPIDVFVEKMQSLDAGGTCFTHNTSFHRLLTALGYDAWLVGFNENHMGIAVDLPEGLHYVDVGVGAPVFSPIPLPAGGERVSCGVGVRIQDGKFQHLAKGNVTLEWEMYPEKKLSFADFADIIEKQNTPGQTFFMKTLRCQLWQPEQGRSISLVNNTLTLRFEDGSDRQEKLASLQEIKQVLAEEFRLPLLPVEEAAEVLARLGIDIFAPPET; encoded by the coding sequence ATGAACTGGACCGCAGCCTATCTGCAGCATCTCGGCCTGCCTGCCGAAGCGCCGGGGTTCGCGGCGCTGGAACGCCTGTGCACGGCGCATTTGACCCGCAACGCGTTTGAGAACATCACCAAACTGTATTACTTTAAGCGATATGAACAAACGGGCTGGTTCATCCCCCCGATCGATGTATTTGTAGAAAAGATGCAGTCCCTCGACGCCGGCGGCACCTGTTTCACGCACAACACATCGTTCCACCGGCTGCTCACCGCCCTCGGCTACGACGCGTGGCTGGTCGGCTTCAACGAAAACCATATGGGCATCGCCGTCGATCTGCCCGAAGGTCTGCACTACGTCGATGTCGGCGTCGGCGCGCCGGTCTTCTCCCCGATCCCCCTCCCCGCCGGCGGCGAGCGAGTTTCCTGCGGGGTCGGCGTGCGCATTCAGGATGGCAAATTCCAGCACCTCGCAAAAGGCAACGTCACCTTGGAATGGGAGATGTACCCTGAAAAAAAGCTGAGCTTCGCAGATTTTGCCGACATCATTGAAAAGCAAAACACGCCCGGCCAGACTTTTTTCATGAAAACGCTGCGCTGCCAGCTCTGGCAGCCGGAACAAGGCCGCTCGATCTCGCTGGTCAACAACACGTTGACCCTGCGCTTCGAGGACGGCTCCGACCGGCAGGAAAAATTAGCTTCGTTACAAGAGATCAAACAGGTGCTGGCCGAAGAGTTCCGGCTGCCTTTACTTCCCGTCGAAGAGGCGGCGGAAGTGCTGGCACGCCTTGGCATCGACATCTTCGCCCCGCCGGAAACGTAA
- a CDS encoding ABC transporter permease, with product MFNLIRNENMKIYGRPRTWAMFAVLILAIIVQLVITDRFLAKPPEGVDWKQEITQQTDGMRQALHDTNNMMPEASRKQLEAQIKMNEYAIEHNIAPYEYTAWKFAESASGMIFLVTLFTVIVAGDIVATEFTWGTIKLLLIRPVSRTKILYSKYISTLLYALLMAVVLLVISFVLGGLVFGFSGVDQPFIYVDGDGVLHQMNMASKVLLSFGLEAVTLLMIVTIAFMISAAFRSSSLSISLSIFVMFAGSIVVQILSRYEWIKYILFANLDLSMYFMGMPLVEGMTLGFSVLMLAIYFVIMHVLAWTLFTKRDVAA from the coding sequence TTGTTTAACCTGATCCGCAATGAAAACATGAAAATCTACGGACGCCCGCGCACTTGGGCGATGTTTGCCGTGCTGATTCTGGCGATCATCGTCCAACTGGTGATCACCGACCGCTTCCTCGCCAAGCCGCCCGAAGGCGTCGACTGGAAGCAGGAGATCACGCAGCAGACCGATGGCATGCGCCAGGCGCTGCACGATACGAACAATATGATGCCGGAAGCGTCGCGCAAACAGTTGGAAGCGCAGATTAAAATGAACGAGTATGCGATTGAGCACAATATCGCGCCTTATGAATATACCGCTTGGAAATTTGCCGAGTCGGCGTCGGGCATGATCTTCCTGGTCACGTTGTTCACCGTCATCGTCGCCGGTGACATCGTGGCGACCGAGTTTACCTGGGGCACGATCAAATTGCTGTTGATCCGTCCGGTGAGTCGGACGAAGATCTTGTATTCCAAATACATCTCGACATTGCTGTACGCACTGTTGATGGCGGTCGTGCTGCTCGTCATCTCGTTTGTCCTCGGCGGACTGGTCTTCGGCTTCAGCGGAGTCGATCAGCCGTTCATCTATGTCGATGGGGATGGCGTTTTGCATCAGATGAACATGGCGAGCAAAGTGCTGCTGTCGTTTGGCTTGGAAGCGGTGACCTTGCTGATGATCGTGACGATCGCCTTCATGATCTCGGCGGCGTTCCGCTCGTCGTCCCTGTCGATCTCCCTGTCGATTTTCGTGATGTTCGCAGGCTCGATCGTCGTGCAGATCCTCTCGCGCTATGAGTGGATCAAATACATCCTGTTCGCCAACCTCGACCTTTCGATGTACTTCATGGGCATGCCGCTCGTCGAAGGCATGACCTTAGGCTTCTCGGTGCTGATGCTGGCGATCTACTTTGTGATCATGCATGTCTTGGCGTGGACGCTGTTTACGAAGCGCGACGTCGCAGCATAA
- a CDS encoding ABC transporter ATP-binding protein produces MSQTPVVQIRNLTKKIGKKTLVEGLTFDIPRGEVFGFLGPNGAGKTTTIRMIVGLMKITEGQVLINGKDVEKEFEAAMTEVGAIVENPEMYKFLSGYDNLVHFARMNKNVAPGRIDEVIKLVGLENRINDKVKTYSLGMRQRLGLAQALLHKPTVLILDEPTNGLDPAGIRELRDHLRMLAKQEGLSVIVSSHLLAEMELMCDRIAVIQNGKLIDVKPVREMVGAAEQTLVRFEVDRPEEAAKTLELVVSEAAITVQADGLELALTREQIADVNRHLVQAGVNVYGIRTQNKSLEDRFLEMTGGGQIV; encoded by the coding sequence ATGTCACAGACACCAGTTGTGCAGATTCGCAACTTAACGAAGAAGATCGGCAAGAAAACGCTCGTCGAAGGGCTGACGTTTGACATTCCGCGCGGCGAAGTGTTCGGATTCCTCGGACCGAACGGGGCCGGCAAAACGACGACGATCCGGATGATCGTCGGTCTGATGAAAATCACCGAAGGCCAAGTGCTGATCAACGGCAAGGACGTGGAAAAAGAGTTCGAAGCGGCGATGACCGAAGTCGGCGCGATCGTCGAGAACCCGGAGATGTACAAGTTTCTCTCCGGCTATGACAACCTCGTGCATTTTGCGCGGATGAACAAAAATGTGGCGCCAGGGCGGATCGACGAAGTGATCAAGCTCGTCGGCCTTGAAAACCGCATCAACGACAAAGTGAAGACCTATTCGCTGGGGATGCGCCAACGCCTCGGGCTGGCACAGGCGCTGCTGCACAAGCCGACCGTGCTGATCCTCGACGAGCCGACCAACGGGCTCGACCCGGCCGGCATCCGCGAGCTGCGCGACCATCTGCGGATGCTCGCCAAGCAGGAAGGATTGTCGGTCATCGTCTCCTCGCACCTGCTGGCGGAGATGGAGCTGATGTGCGACCGCATCGCCGTCATTCAGAACGGCAAGCTGATCGACGTGAAGCCGGTGCGCGAGATGGTCGGCGCCGCGGAGCAGACGCTCGTCCGCTTCGAGGTCGACCGTCCGGAAGAGGCGGCGAAAACGCTGGAGCTGGTCGTCAGCGAGGCGGCGATCACCGTGCAGGCGGACGGGCTGGAGCTGGCTTTGACCCGCGAGCAGATCGCCGACGTCAACCGCCACCTCGTGCAGGCGGGTGTAAACGTGTACGGCATCCGCACGCAGAACAAGTCGCTGGAAGACCGATTCCTTGAAATGACAGGCGGTGGACAAATTGTTTAA
- a CDS encoding ABC-2 family transporter protein, whose protein sequence is MSTAAKYWRFMLTCWKLNLAGAMEFRTSFLMQVGMMMINNTVWIFFWGVYFTSFPIMNGWSFQDVMMMWAVSAAGYGLSATLFGNVYRLANIIATGQLDTYLAQPKPVLLHVLISRMQIAAIGDILFGLILYGLFGELSFVGLVKFAVALLVAMLIFTFFMVIAQSLAFYIGNAEGLANQFFITFITFATYPTDIFRGLGRMVLFTVIPAGFISYLPVGFLRDLNWTFTLTALGVAILLTVGGTWFFYRGLRRYGSGNMMSVRM, encoded by the coding sequence ATGTCAACGGCGGCTAAGTATTGGCGTTTTATGCTCACCTGCTGGAAGCTGAACCTGGCGGGGGCGATGGAGTTTCGCACGTCCTTTCTGATGCAGGTCGGGATGATGATGATCAACAACACGGTCTGGATCTTCTTCTGGGGCGTTTATTTCACCTCCTTCCCGATCATGAACGGCTGGAGCTTCCAGGACGTGATGATGATGTGGGCCGTCTCGGCGGCCGGATACGGGCTGTCGGCGACGCTGTTCGGCAACGTGTACCGCCTGGCCAACATCATCGCCACCGGGCAGCTCGACACCTATCTGGCCCAGCCGAAGCCGGTGCTCCTGCACGTGTTGATCTCGCGGATGCAGATCGCGGCGATCGGGGACATTTTGTTCGGGCTGATCTTGTATGGGCTGTTTGGGGAGCTGAGTTTCGTAGGCCTCGTGAAATTTGCAGTGGCGCTGCTCGTCGCGATGCTGATCTTCACCTTTTTTATGGTGATCGCACAGTCGCTGGCCTTTTACATCGGCAATGCGGAAGGCTTGGCGAACCAGTTCTTCATCACCTTCATCACGTTTGCCACCTACCCGACCGACATCTTCCGGGGCCTCGGGCGGATGGTGCTGTTCACGGTGATTCCGGCCGGGTTCATCTCCTATCTGCCGGTCGGGTTCCTGCGCGATCTGAACTGGACGTTCACCTTGACGGCGCTAGGCGTGGCGATCCTGCTGACGGTGGGCGGCACATGGTTCTTTTACCGGGGGCTGAGACGGTACGGTTCCGGCAACATGATGAGCGTTCGGATGTAA
- a CDS encoding ABC-2 family transporter protein yields the protein MQHHLTREPRVSSLALKLAKYTAVGSITIRNNLAYIYDFMIRSLFLIVILYVFIQLWSVTYDSVGTTRIAGYTFEQIIWYLIFAEAFVLAAPKVSLKVEEEVLKGDIGYQLTRPMNYLLFHYASYMGEALVRVAINLVIGGLLGLLLFGWPDFGLGWLGFLIMMIGSYTLHYLITMLVGLCALWVEEVRGIDFVYNKLLFTIGGMMIPLEMMPDTLQRVCEFLPFQAIVYFAAKTAVQFDAWAMLNMIGIQALWALLIALILTVMYAKGVKKLNVNGG from the coding sequence ATGCAGCATCATCTCACGCGTGAGCCCCGCGTGTCCTCTCTGGCCTTGAAGCTGGCCAAGTACACGGCGGTCGGCTCGATCACCATTCGCAACAATCTGGCGTACATCTACGATTTTATGATTCGCTCGCTGTTTCTGATCGTCATCTTATATGTGTTTATCCAGCTCTGGAGCGTCACCTATGACAGCGTTGGCACCACACGCATCGCCGGGTACACGTTTGAACAGATCATCTGGTACCTGATCTTCGCCGAAGCGTTTGTGCTCGCCGCGCCGAAAGTGTCCTTGAAAGTCGAAGAAGAAGTATTGAAAGGCGACATCGGCTACCAGCTGACCCGGCCGATGAACTACCTGCTGTTCCATTATGCCTCTTACATGGGTGAAGCGCTGGTGCGGGTGGCGATCAACCTCGTCATCGGCGGGCTGCTCGGGCTCCTGCTGTTCGGCTGGCCCGATTTTGGATTGGGCTGGCTGGGCTTTTTGATCATGATGATCGGCTCGTACACGCTGCATTACCTGATCACGATGCTGGTCGGGCTCTGCGCGCTGTGGGTGGAAGAGGTGCGCGGCATCGATTTTGTCTACAACAAGCTGCTGTTTACGATCGGCGGGATGATGATACCGCTGGAGATGATGCCCGACACGCTGCAGAGAGTCTGCGAGTTCCTGCCCTTTCAGGCGATCGTCTATTTTGCGGCGAAGACGGCGGTGCAGTTTGACGCGTGGGCGATGCTGAACATGATCGGCATTCAGGCGCTGTGGGCGCTGCTGATCGCCCTGATCCTGACGGTAATGTATGCGAAAGGAGTGAAAAAGCTCAATGTCAACGGCGGCTAA
- a CDS encoding ATP-binding cassette domain-containing protein: protein MSAIRVQGLTKSFTMKHKQAGFMGSVKGLFNPTVSEKVAVKPIDFTVEQGEVLAFLGPNGAGKSTTIKMLTGILHPSAGEAAVLGFCPWTERHKLAFHIGSVFGQKSQLWYHLPPLDTFELMGRIYEVGLHDFKKRRDDLIECFELGPYLHTAVRKLSLGERMRCEIAAALLHRPQIVFLDEPTIGLDVVVKHKIRELIREMNKEEGTTLFLTSHDAGDIEQLCKRAIVINHGQIILDDTVSNMKRDFLTYKTIKLKLAEAPEQFHVQGVEIVKQKGSGLRLSVDTAQTTIEAVLAYIVNNHRLVDVTIEDPPMEEIITHIYARTGQEEARSDAASSHA, encoded by the coding sequence ATGTCCGCGATACGTGTACAAGGATTGACGAAATCATTCACGATGAAACACAAGCAGGCAGGATTTATGGGCAGTGTCAAAGGGTTGTTCAACCCGACCGTCAGTGAAAAGGTGGCGGTCAAACCGATCGACTTTACGGTGGAGCAAGGCGAAGTGCTGGCTTTTCTCGGGCCGAACGGAGCCGGCAAATCGACGACGATCAAAATGCTGACCGGCATCTTGCATCCGTCCGCCGGCGAGGCGGCGGTGCTCGGCTTCTGTCCGTGGACGGAGCGGCACAAGCTGGCGTTTCACATCGGCTCCGTCTTCGGGCAAAAATCGCAGCTCTGGTATCACCTGCCGCCGCTCGACACGTTTGAGCTGATGGGGCGGATCTACGAAGTCGGGCTACACGATTTCAAAAAGCGCCGCGACGACCTGATCGAGTGCTTCGAGCTCGGGCCGTACCTGCACACCGCCGTGCGCAAACTGTCGCTTGGCGAGCGCATGCGCTGCGAGATCGCCGCCGCGCTCCTGCACCGCCCGCAGATCGTTTTTCTCGACGAGCCGACGATCGGGCTCGACGTCGTCGTCAAACACAAGATCCGCGAACTGATCCGCGAGATGAACAAAGAGGAAGGCACCACCTTGTTCCTCACCTCGCATGACGCCGGCGACATCGAGCAGCTCTGCAAGCGGGCGATCGTGATCAACCACGGCCAGATCATTCTCGACGACACCGTCTCGAACATGAAACGGGACTTCTTAACTTATAAAACGATCAAGCTGAAGCTGGCCGAAGCGCCGGAGCAGTTCCACGTGCAAGGCGTGGAGATCGTCAAGCAAAAGGGCAGCGGGTTGCGTCTGTCGGTCGATACGGCGCAGACGACGATCGAAGCGGTGCTCGCCTACATCGTCAACAACCACCGCCTGGTCGACGTGACGATCGAAGACCCGCCGATGGAAGAGATCATCACCCATATCTATGCCCGCACGGGCCAAGAGGAGGCGAGGAGCGATGCAGCATCATCTCACGCGTGA
- a CDS encoding iron-sulfur cluster assembly accessory protein, producing MTTTIEMNSLAAKKIREALAQENNPELKCRVYVDHVHGDHAHYGLAFDTQKPEDEVVTVQDMELLVGPDNKDFLNGLSIKYLLYPSEGFKITNPSKNNHGDH from the coding sequence TTGACAACGACGATCGAAATGAACTCGCTCGCGGCGAAGAAAATCCGCGAAGCTTTGGCGCAAGAGAACAACCCGGAACTGAAATGCCGCGTCTACGTCGACCATGTGCACGGCGACCATGCCCATTACGGCCTGGCGTTTGACACGCAAAAGCCGGAAGACGAAGTGGTGACCGTGCAAGACATGGAACTGCTCGTCGGCCCGGATAACAAAGACTTCCTCAACGGCCTGTCGATCAAATACCTGCTCTACCCGAGCGAAGGCTTCAAGATCACCAACCCGAGCAAAAACAACCACGGCGACCACTAA
- a CDS encoding alpha/beta hydrolase has product MSTQVLSVEVDGGTLYVEQRGAGEPVLLVHGLFASSYCWRLVAERLAKRYAVYAVDLLGFGKSDMPDDGDYSQSAQARRVLEVIRRLELSEVRLVGHSMGGEISALAASFDPTPFRQLVLVSADGFRPAFKRWQRRLLSGSWMGWFVKRRFDVKGFRRSISYIVADPAVYGSDVIAEYVAPYRREEFPLAMRQLARDREAGIGPELCRTIQIPTLLLWGDQDRIVPPRIGDRYRDVLPNVVRYRRLDNCGHMPMEEHPEWLTRELLTFFTAASAAK; this is encoded by the coding sequence ATGAGCACGCAGGTGCTGAGCGTTGAGGTCGACGGCGGGACTTTATATGTAGAACAGCGCGGAGCAGGCGAGCCGGTGTTATTGGTGCACGGGCTGTTTGCCTCGTCCTATTGCTGGCGTCTGGTGGCGGAACGGCTCGCGAAGCGCTATGCCGTCTATGCGGTCGATCTGCTCGGCTTTGGCAAAAGCGACATGCCGGACGACGGCGATTATTCGCAATCTGCACAGGCCCGGCGCGTGCTGGAAGTGATCCGGCGCTTGGAGCTCTCCGAGGTGCGGCTCGTCGGTCATTCGATGGGCGGCGAGATCTCCGCGCTCGCCGCCTCCTTCGATCCGACGCCGTTCCGGCAACTGGTGCTGGTCTCCGCCGACGGGTTCCGCCCGGCGTTTAAGCGGTGGCAGCGGCGCTTGCTGTCCGGATCGTGGATGGGCTGGTTCGTCAAACGCAGGTTCGATGTCAAAGGCTTTCGGCGCTCGATCTCCTACATCGTCGCCGATCCGGCGGTGTATGGGTCGGACGTGATCGCCGAGTATGTCGCGCCCTATCGGCGGGAAGAGTTCCCGCTGGCGATGCGGCAGTTGGCCCGCGACCGCGAGGCGGGCATCGGGCCGGAGCTCTGCCGCACGATTCAGATCCCGACGCTGCTGCTCTGGGGCGATCAGGACCGCATCGTACCGCCGCGCATCGGCGACCGCTACCGGGATGTGCTGCCCAATGTCGTCCGCTATCGGCGGCTCGACAACTGCGGCCACATGCCGATGGAAGAGCATCCGGAGTGGCTGACCCGGGAGTTGCTCACCTTTTTTACCGCAGCATCTGCAGCTAAATAA